One Triticum dicoccoides isolate Atlit2015 ecotype Zavitan chromosome 3B, WEW_v2.0, whole genome shotgun sequence genomic window, CCTGTAACTGCTGTAGTAAAAGCTCATAACATCTGTAACGGACGCATTCAATATCACTTAATGCCCCGACGACGTGGAGGACATGGGTCTGCAACGCACTctatataagttgatgtccacctTCTTGGCCGGGGTGGTGTAATCTTGGTAACCATATCCATCAAATCAAAACCAAGCCTCAGTGCAtgagatgtagggttgttacctccgccgagaggggcctgaactagtAAAATACCGAGTGTTACACTTGCTCCGTAGTTAGGTTTTGCCCCTTATTCGTACCCCTACTACTCATTGTCAGGATCGTAACCCCGACATATGATGCGTCCTTGAAATCCTTTATTTGTTttcttaaaatctattatttgtttcctaaataaaattgcaataatgggaGGTATTGGTTGGTTTGGGTAAGTAAAGTTAGACCCATGATTGCGTTTACGTTAGGAAAGtcctgatttgcaaggaaagagctcGGGGTAAATAAACCGATGAACAAGAAACCAACGCGGAGGGGTGGTGGGAGAAGGGACGGAAAAAAACAGACAAAGATGGGAGGTTGAGACGGAAAAAACCAGACGAAAGGGAAACTACCAAATCGccccttaggccttgtacaatgcaagtgcTTAGGGGAGGTGCTTAAACAAATGAACCAGTCTTTCCTAAAGCACCGGTGATTATTTATACAAAGTAGACGCTTAATTACGCGTCTCTCCGGTAGAAATAGGCACTAGTGCTTCATAAAATCCGGTTAATTTTTTTAAGCTCCTCTCTAAGCCCCTAGCATTGTACAATGCCTTAGATGGAGAGATAATTGATAGCCAAATGCCATTAGAGTAATCGATAGCTGAGATACGAAAATAGCAAGACGTGTCAACGCTcatgtatactccctccgtccagaaatacttgtcggagaaatgaatgtatctagacgtattttagttctagatacatccatttttatgcatttctctgacaagtatttccggacggagggagtacaatataacTATTTTTATACTGCTGGAAGTACGTGTTCCCACTTCTTTAATACTATTGGAAGTACGTGCTCACACTTCTTTAATAATCTACATGAAGCCATATACTAATCCCCTCATGGTTCATATGAAAATACTTGGTTTCCCAGGTCAGAGATTGTTGCGGGAGACAGCTACCCTATGATCCACTCCCTCGCGCGTAAGATCATTTAGATCACAAATTCCttcataaactaatataagagagtGATCTAAATATATTAGTTTACAAGAGCAAGTACTAGTTAACACCACCCTTAAGGCATGCTATCATCCTCTTATAAGAACAGAAAAGAAGAAGTGCGTAATTGAATTAGTCAACAAATTGTAGTCTTCGATTCGCTGGATCCTTACACATGGCTAAACGGGCTGCATATCATTAATCTACTATAGAGATACGACGACCCGGTTGCACCGCGCGATTGGGAAGATATGTACGTTATGGTAGCTGCACGGATATCAATGGAGGTGCAAACCAACCAAGCAGGCAAGCAAAGCGTGTGCTCCACGTCTTGATATTTTCGTATCAAAGTGATGTTCGCGAAAAGATCTCTTAGCCATTCATCCATGGATGTACTCCCTCAAGTTGTGCTCAGCTGGAGTTAACTACGGATCGTGCACATTTGCATTGATTCGAAGCACATCTCAGATTCCTATGTCAACGCTACATATTATATTCAGAAATCATTCACCTTTGGGGCTTAGGGCTTTGCAAGGTCGAGAAACTGAGCTAGAGCTAACTGCCGTTTTTAACGGAGTCCTTGGTCCTGGTTAATCACTAAGGAAAGGTGATAGCTATAAACAAATTTCCTGGTGTGCGGAAAATTTCACATCCATGAAGAAATTTTGCACATCTATATATGCCGATTTTTAATAAAAAGGGTAGTAGTGTTTACCCTATTATTAATAAAAATTCAACTTTCTTTTTCCTCCCCTAACTCTAGGCGGCTAGGTCAAACTCTCCATTCCAGACTTCACCGGTGGCCTGTGGATTCATCACCCCTCTGCTTGCTGCTCCGGCGGTCGGTGGTAGGGAGGGGAATCTCAGTGCCTCCTCTCCGATTAGTACTTCAGGTTAGGATTTTGAGTCCTCATAGGGGTGGTGGTCTGTCGGATGGCGGTGCTACATCTTTGAGTTTGTCTTTTGCGCTTCGATCATCCTTGAATTTGCCCATCAAAGTTGCTAAGTCACTAAGTTCCTCACCGTAACTAAGGATGATGTTAAGCTACTAGCTAGTCATGGTAGTCTATTTAGGATACTGTTAGCCTACCTTGAAACTAAGTTGCCTATAATACCATGAATTTGGAGGCGAACTAGTTGTGGTAGGAAACTTAAAGGGTGAATCGAGTTAACTTGGTAGTCATGGTAGTCAACTTAAAAGGGATTTTCGTTGATAGGCGATCATACTATGCAGACTAATAAGAAGTTGGTTTTTTATAGCACTAAAGTTGCCTCCACAACATCCAAAGTTGATTAAAAAAAGGTTCGCTCTTTTATGGGATCTAGTCTTGAAGAACTCATCGCGACAAAcacaatggtgaaaacggatttgaaATTCAACGCTCGAGTCAAACGTTATGGATTTAAGAAAATTTTGAAGCCCCGAATTAATGCTTGCTCGTGGCATCTTGCTGAGAAATAGCGGGGCGGAGGGGGACATGAAGGCGCCAGGGGACCAGCCGATCAGGTGCTTTTCCTGTCTCGTCAGGTATCCTCTTTTGAAATACGGGAGACTAGTAGCAAGGCAATCACATTAAGAATACTGGGATCGAACGACCTGAACTCGTGCGCTTGCTGCAACCAAATAGTGGAGCTGCACTAATAAGCATTTAGAAAATTTATTTACACAATCGTATTATTATCGacaggtaaatcacaagctaaTGTACTAGGATATTTATATCTTCTGACAACGCACAGGCATTGTTCTAGTTGTGAGATATAACACTAAGAAATAtattgtatctatattttttggtgCAGGATTTGACCATACACATGTCCTATAAATGAAGGTATGTAGGAGATAGGACTCCTCCAATTAAACATTTGCTAGGAACCAGACTGTTGAAAGTTGAAACCCCTTCCATTCATGCAAGCAAAGGCTGATTTCATTGTCTAGCTTCGTTCCTTTGGAAGGAACGTGTACATGATGATGCAAATGGAGGTCGTCTACCTCGGCGTTGCTCTCGTGTCCTTGTGCATTGTGCTTCTTTACAGGCGCAGGAGCTCGGCAGGGAACGAGCCGCCCGGGCCGTGGCAGCTGCCCGTGATTGGTAGCCTGCACCACCTCATTGGGCAGCTGCCCCACCGCGCGATGCGTGACCTGGCCCGGCGTTATGGGCCGGTGATGCTCCTTCGGCTCGGGGAGGTGCCGACACTGGTGGTGTCGTCCAGGGAGGGTGCACGCGAGGTGATGAAGACCCACGACCTGGCATTCGCGACGCGGCCACTGAACGCCACCCTGCGGGTGCTAACCGGCGGCGGCCGGGACCTTGTGTTCGCTCCGTACGGCGACTACTGGCGCGAGCTTAGGAAGATTGCCGTCTCGGAGCTCTTATCGGCGAGGCGCGTCCTGTCCTTCCGCAACATCCGAGAGGAGGAGGTCGCCTCCATGCTACGGGATGTGGCAGAAGCCGCGGCGGCCGCACGCCCCATGGAGCTGCGCGCCCGCCTCTCTGCGCTCGTCACAGATATCACGGTCCGCGTCGTCATTGGCGACCAGCTCAAGGAGCGCGACGTGTACATTTGCTGGCTCGATCGCTCCGTCAAGCTCGCGTCAGGGTTCAACCTGACGGACCTGTGGCCGTCTTCCTGGCTGGCCAGCTGTCTCAGCAGGGCTGGGCGGCGCGCCAAGGATTGCAGTGACACCGGGAACCACATCTTTGACACCATCATCCGTGAGAGGGGAATGGAAGGACAGAACGGGAACAACTTTCTGGGCGTCCTTCTAAGCATGCACAAAGAGGGCAGGATCGACATGGACACCGTCAAATACGTCGTCTTCGTGAGTATTACTCTACTACTTGCTATTCAATCTGCAATTTCAATACCTTAATTTCCACCTTATTGCACATTTAGAACACTGCAACTCAGTTAACTAGACTAAAGTTATAGTTTTCTGAGTCCGAAAATTTCCTTTGACCCAAACTTAGAGTTTTTTCTTCTATAATGGAAAAGTTCTCTTAAAACAATGTTTTGCATGAGCGTAGGAGGTATTCGGCGCCGGCAGCGAGACGGCAGCGACAAC contains:
- the LOC119282294 gene encoding dolabradiene monooxygenase-like, whose translation is MMMQMEVVYLGVALVSLCIVLLYRRRSSAGNEPPGPWQLPVIGSLHHLIGQLPHRAMRDLARRYGPVMLLRLGEVPTLVVSSREGAREVMKTHDLAFATRPLNATLRVLTGGGRDLVFAPYGDYWRELRKIAVSELLSARRVLSFRNIREEEVASMLRDVAEAAAAARPMELRARLSALVTDITVRVVIGDQLKERDVYICWLDRSVKLASGFNLTDLWPSSWLASCLSRAGRRAKDCSDTGNHIFDTIIRERGMEGQNGNNFLGVLLSMHKEGRIDMDTVKYVVFEVFGAGSETAATTLEWAITELIRNATVMQKATAEVRRAFETRGSISEDALGELPYMHLVIRETLRLHTPVPLLIPRECREPCQVLGYDVPQGTQVLVNAWALAHDERYWHDKPDEFQPERFEGEAATVDFRGTDFSFLPFGAGRRMCPGIVFGLANVELALASLLFHFDWESPPGNKLDMAEEFGLTVRRKAGLLLRPVLRVPVPGV